DNA from Desulfuromonas sp. AOP6:
CTGTTCCGCTCCAACTTTTTTTGCTGATTATGGCGGGGCTGGCCGGGACATGTCTCAGAATCGTGCCATCATCCCTGTGTCTGCCACCCAGCTTTCCGCCTCAATATCGGCCGTACTCGTCATCGTCCAGCGAGATGGAAACCCTGGGCGCCACTTTTTTCGGCGGCGCGGCAAGAGAGGGCCGAACTGACGACTGAACAGAGGGATGACCTTGAACAGCCTGGGGCAGAACAAGGGACGTTGTCCCCTTCTTGAGCTGGAACCGCCGTAGCATCTGCTGAAGCTGGGAGGCCTGTCCGGACAGCTCTTCCGCCGCCGCCGCGCTCTGCTCGGCATTGGCTGTGTTCTGCTGCGTCACCTGGTCGATCTGTCCAAGCCCCTGGTTGACCTGGGCAATACCCTGGGCCTGTTCATTGGACGCCGCGGCAATTTCAGTGACGAGATCATTGACCTTGGTGATGCCGTGGACTATTTCCGTCAGGGCACCGGCGGTCTTATCAGCAATTTCGGCACCATTCTCGGCCTTCTTAACCGACCCCTCAATCAACGCGGCCGTCTCCGAGGCCGCTCTGGCACTGCGGGCCGCCAGATTACGAACTTCTTCAGCGACCACAGCAAACCCTTTGCCGTGCTGCCCTGCCCGGGCTGCCTCCACAGCCGCATTGAGGGCCAGCAGATTGGTCTGGAAGGCGATCTCATCGATCACCTTGATGATCTTGCTGATATTCTGACCCGATGCGTTGATTTCGCCCATGGCCTGCATCATCTGCTGCATCTGCAGGCTACCGTTTTCGGCGGCACCCTGGGCCTGGGTGGCCAGAGTGCTGGCTTGTCCGGCATTCTCGGCGTTATGACGAATCTGCGACGCCATCTCCGTCATGGAACTGGTAATCTCTTCCAGACTCGCGGCGCTCTCAGTCGCCCCCTGAGAGAGGGACTGGCTGCTGTCCGAAACCTGGGTGCTGCCGGAGGCGATCTGCTCGCCAGCCAGCAGAATCTCACCCATCAGCTGATTGAGATCTTCTTCCAGAGCCTTCAGGGCACCGCGGATCGCGTCATTTTCATCCCGTGGGGTGATGGTGTAGGTCAGGTCTCCCTGGGCCAGACGCTGCAGAGCATCGACCACTTCATGCTGCAGGCTGTCGGCAAAGGCATCCATGGTGCGGGCCATGTGGCCGAACTCGTCACGTCGATCCAGGTTGAGGCGCCCATCGAGATGTCCCTTCTCCATTTCCGACAGCATATGGCTGACCGCGTTGAGGGGGCGCAGGGTACGACGGGCGAACAGGGCCGCAAGAATGGAAGCCGCCAGGGCGATAACCACAGCGCCCACCAGCATGGACGTGCGCAACTGTCCAAAGGAACGTTCGATGACCCTGGCGGTGGCCAGAAACTCGTCTTCCGGGATACTGGCCCCAACCACCCAGTCATAATCGGGATAATAAGTGTAGCGGACAATGGTCTGGTGGATCTTGTTGTCAAAAGGGTTGGTTACTTCGACGCGCTCATCGAGAAATTCACCCGGCTGCGCCTGGACGGCCCTTTCCACCATGTCCTGGATATAGGCACGTCCCTGCTGATCGGTGGCCTTCAGCATGTTTTTGCCATCATTTTTACCCCCTGGGGAAATAACGAACACCCCTTTGTTCTCTCCTGAACCTGTCAGGGCCCAGACGTAGCCATTTTCACCAATCTTGACAGATTTCAGCAGTGTCTTGAGATCCTCCATCTCGCGACGCTCACCCTCGACATCATAGAGTGATTCCAGCTCATCGATGAAAACCCCGGGAGCAATGATCAGGTCGAGGGGTGCGAAGTAGCGGTAATAAACGGCCTTATCCCGCTTGGCGGTAACGGCATGATAGGTGATGAAACCGTCTTTCCGCTGTCGCATCTCATCGATATGCGCCTGACCTGACAAGTCCTTGCCCTCGCTGGAGGGATGGATGGTCAGAACCCCCTGGCTGTTCATCCCGAAGGCATAGCCCGTCTTGGCAATTTTGTCAGCAAGAAGGATGTCACGGATGCGCGGCCAGTCCTGCTGCGGCGTACTCTGAGCATAGATGGCCTCAACCCGGGCCAATTGATTGTCCGCCGTGGAACGCAGATAATTTTTGACGGCGGTAGCCCTCTGCTGGGCAATGGCGTTCTGCTTGGCTTCGGCCAGGTTCAGGGCACCGGCAATGACGTAGTCGAGGCTGGTACGACCCACTTTCTGCGCCTCTTCCGTCGCTTGCCGACGGGCATCGGCCGAATTGAACTCGGAAACAACGAGAATTGCCCCGAGAGGCACCAGGACCGCCAAAACGACCATGGCAATGAGCTTGAATTTGAAGGACACGGGGTGTAACTCCTTTTTTTGAGATGTCAGGGTTGGGTCATATATAGAATCCCCGTAAGAGGAATCGACCTGACCCCTATTACAGCAATAGGAGTGCCAACCTCTCAAAACGGCCATAAAACATGTTTTTTCAGTAACTTGCGAGACAAGGACCGCTACCGGAACGAATCAACCAAAGTTGACAAACCACGATAGATATTTCTTTTTTTTGTATGATATTAAATAGATGGAAGATCATAACCCAAGTTATAGGCGCAACCCAGGTTGCCGGGTTCCAAAAAAGCGGGAAAGGGGAGGAGACGGGGAAGCCTGCTGGTGAACAAACCTGTTGTCGATCAAAAGGAGGGGGGGCATGAAGGGCGCAACGGGCAGGGAACAGAATCCTGCCCGTTGCGCTCAGGTTTCAATAGCGACCGAACTCGCCATCATCGAGAGCAATAAAATCCTGGGGGGTTGGATGATTCGTCGCCGCGAGAGCCGGCTGGCGCGCCTCGCGCCGAGCACCTGCCAGATCTTCCCAGGCGATAGCGGCCGGGGCGGAGGACTCCTCGCCGGCGAGTTCCTGGGCATCGTCCCGCAACATGAAACGCTCCAGCATGTGGTTCAGTTCGGCTG
Protein-coding regions in this window:
- a CDS encoding methyl-accepting chemotaxis protein gives rise to the protein MSFKFKLIAMVVLAVLVPLGAILVVSEFNSADARRQATEEAQKVGRTSLDYVIAGALNLAEAKQNAIAQQRATAVKNYLRSTADNQLARVEAIYAQSTPQQDWPRIRDILLADKIAKTGYAFGMNSQGVLTIHPSSEGKDLSGQAHIDEMRQRKDGFITYHAVTAKRDKAVYYRYFAPLDLIIAPGVFIDELESLYDVEGERREMEDLKTLLKSVKIGENGYVWALTGSGENKGVFVISPGGKNDGKNMLKATDQQGRAYIQDMVERAVQAQPGEFLDERVEVTNPFDNKIHQTIVRYTYYPDYDWVVGASIPEDEFLATARVIERSFGQLRTSMLVGAVVIALAASILAALFARRTLRPLNAVSHMLSEMEKGHLDGRLNLDRRDEFGHMARTMDAFADSLQHEVVDALQRLAQGDLTYTITPRDENDAIRGALKALEEDLNQLMGEILLAGEQIASGSTQVSDSSQSLSQGATESAASLEEITSSMTEMASQIRHNAENAGQASTLATQAQGAAENGSLQMQQMMQAMGEINASGQNISKIIKVIDEIAFQTNLLALNAAVEAARAGQHGKGFAVVAEEVRNLAARSARAASETAALIEGSVKKAENGAEIADKTAGALTEIVHGITKVNDLVTEIAAASNEQAQGIAQVNQGLGQIDQVTQQNTANAEQSAAAAEELSGQASQLQQMLRRFQLKKGTTSLVLPQAVQGHPSVQSSVRPSLAAPPKKVAPRVSISLDDDEYGRY